A segment of the bacterium genome:
CGACAAAAATGAACTTACCCATAATGAACCCCGCTTTCTTTTAGGCTCTATTTTGAAATTTTCCGCTCGGAATGAAGTCAACCGAACGGTTGATTTTTAATGAAGAGGTTCGTTCTCGACTTCAGGGCGATGCCCCATGGCAACAAGGGTCGCCTGGACTCGGGAATGGACCCCGAGTTTGCTGAATACGCGAATCGCGTGGGTATGGACCGTGGCCTTGGACACAAAGAGCCGGCGGGCGATCGCGTCCTCGGACAGTCCCAGGGAGATGAGATGAAGAACCTCGGTCTCG
Coding sequences within it:
- a CDS encoding LuxR C-terminal-related transcriptional regulator, whose product is ETEVLHLISLGLSEDAIARRLFVSKATVHTHAIRVFSKLGVHSRVQATLVAMGHRPEVENEPLH